A single genomic interval of Spinacia oleracea cultivar Varoflay chromosome 6, BTI_SOV_V1, whole genome shotgun sequence harbors:
- the LOC110804984 gene encoding auxin-repressed 12.5 kDa protein — MVLLEKLWDDVVSGPHSQRGHEKKLKQLQTQNLLTNPIDGDAAKCQRSLSMPGATVASPGTPTSPVTPTTPSSARSNDNVWRSVFHPGSNLNTRTIGNQIFDNPSHSSSPTVYDWLYSKETRSKHV, encoded by the exons atggtgCTCCTAGAAAAACTATGGGACGATGTGGTCTCTGGTCCTCACTCTCAGCGTGGCCATGAGAAGAAGCTCAAGCAACTCCAAACCCAAAACCTACTAACCAACCCAATCG ACGGAGATGCGGCGAAATGTCAGCGGTCGTTGTCGATGCCGGGGGCGACGGTGGCAAGTCCCGGAACACCGACGTCACCGGTAACACCGACGACGCCGAGCTCGGCACGTAGTAATGATAACGTGTGGAGGAGTGTGTTTCACCCAGGGAGCAACCTCAACACTAGGACTATTGGAAATCAAATCTTTGATAACCCTTCCCACTCTTCCTCTCCTACTGTTTATGACTG GCTGTACAGTAAGGAAACGAGGAGCAAGCATGTCTGA
- the LOC110779883 gene encoding glyoxysomal processing protease, glyoxysomal: MELPEMVEFARKFSAMVRINGPDPKGLKMRNHAFHQYHSGKTTLSASGLLLPHNLVSSENHAKGAVIVTVASIVEPFLSQNSKLINTQGNPELIPGARIDVMVEVNVGMEKNQEAFADDHPKWFGAEVLRLVDVPAASSAIQSLIEASSGSLEHSWEIGWSLAARRDSSQKFKGSVQAQEKSDTSYSIEGLRDVDLMAKVATRIAFLQVPSLLDKERPEIKMSNSNKRGDFLVSVGSPFGALSPLHFFNSISVGSVSNCYPSTSVDCSLLMADIRCLPGMEGSPIFGQNGCLVGILNRPLRQAGGAEIQVIIPWKAIEGACNGLFQWVSERAERIQFAEDFCSTRTSTLNCVNCRSSLNLIEKHPASFSSVPLTVEHAMPSVCLITLNNGVWASGVLLNEQGLILTNAHLLEPWRFGRTPIHSGFDETRIKNTFFLLEDSMPLRHAGEKKNTVVQSNSLHPLNYQHKNHGLNPNHQVHSEISVRIDLMNSWLWCNAKVVYISKGPLDISLLQLESVPNQLRPIHVDLPCPSPGSKAFVIGHGLLGPRCDLLPTISSGVVAKVVKAKKPLLDLSALQGSPAEEIPVMLETTAAVHPGGSGGAVVNSSGRMIALVTSNAKHGGGTVIPHMNFSIPSAALEPVFIFAKDMENPSLLEQLDRANKDLTSVWAMMPSISPDPDPSLQKDTGKQSKGSRFAKFMNQKQDLLGNSPHLSTMQKLSRDTIPSKL; this comes from the exons ATGGAACTCCCTGAAATGGTTGAATTTGCTCGAAAGTTTTCCGCCATGGTCAGAATCAACGGCCCT GACCCAAAAGGTCTAAAGATGAGAAATCATGCATTTCATCAATATCA TTCTGGCAAAACTACCCTTTCAGCTTCAGGGTTACTGTTGCCTCATAATCTTGTTAGCAGTGAAAATCATGCAAAGGGTGCTGTAATTGTTACTGTTGCGTCAATTGTTGAGCCTTTTCTGTCACAAAATTCCAAATTGATCAACACCCAG GGTAATCCTGAGTTGATTCCTGGAGCTCGAATCGATGTTATGGTCGAG GTGAATGTAGGAATGGAGAAAAATCAGGAGGCGTTTGCTGATGATCATCCGAAGTGGTTTGGTGCTGAAGTTTTAAGACTG GTGGATGTCCCTGCTGCTTCATCTGCAATCCAATCACTTATTGAAGCTTCTTCTGGATCATTGGAGCATAGTTGGGAGATAGGCTGGTCCTTGGCAGCTCGCAGGGACAGTTCTCAAAAGTTTAAAGGTTCTGTGCAAGCTCAG GAAAAGAGTGACACTTCATATTCAATTGAGGGACTGAGGGATGTGGATCTGATGGCTAAGGTTGCTACTAGAATTGCTTTTCTTCAAGTACCCTCGTTACTTGATAAG GAGAGGCCAGAGATCAAGATGTCAAATTCGAATAAGAGAGGAGATTTTCTCGTTTCAGTGGGTTCCCCCTTTGGAGCACTGTCTCCGCTGCACTTCTTTAATAG CATATCAGTGGGTTCTGTTTCCAATTGCTATCCATCAACATCAGTGGATTGTTCATTATTGATGGCTGATATTCGGTGTCTTCCGG GTATGGAAGGGAGTCCAATCTTTGGTCAAAATGGATGCCTGGTTGGCATACTTAATAGACCTTTAAGGCAAGCTGGGGGTGCTGAAATTCAG GTAATAATTCCATGGAAAGCAATAGAAGGTGCTTGCAATGGTTTGTTTCAGTGGGTGTCTGAAAGGGCAGAGCGAATTCAATTCGCTGAAGACTTCTGTAGCACAAGGACATCTACATTGAATTGTGTGAATTGTAGATCTTCTCTTAATTTAATTGAGAAGCATCCTGCGAGCTTCTCCTCTGTACCATTGACTGTGGAACATGCAATGCCTTCTGTTTGTCTCATTACCTTGAACAATGGAGTATGGGCATCTGGCGTTCTTCTTAACGAGCAAGGCTTGATACTCACAAACGCTCACTTATTGGAGCCATGGAGATTTGGCAGAACTCCTATACATAGTGGCTTTGATGAAACCAgaattaaaaatacattttttctGTTAGAGGATTCCATGCCTCTTAGGCATGCAGGGGAGAAGAAGAACACAGTTGTCCAGTCAAATTCTTTGCATCCTCTCAACTATCAGCATAAAAACCATGGACTTAACCCAAACCACCAAGTTCATAGTGAGATAAGTGTCCGCATTGATCTTATGAACTCGTGGCTTTGGTGTAATGCTAAAGTAGTATATATTTCTAAAGGACCTCTAGACATCTCCTTGCTTCAGCTTGAATCTGTTCCAAACCAGCTAAGGCCTATCCATGTGGACCTTCCTTGCCCTTCTCCAGGATCAAAGGCATTTGTAATTGGACATGGATTGCTAGGGCCTCGATGTG ATTTGTTACCAACAATCTCATCTGGTGTGGTTGCTAAAGTTGTGAAGGCAAAAAAACCTTTGCTAGACCTATCAGCTTTGCAGGGAAGTCCTGCAGAAGAGATCCCGGTGATGCTGGAGACCACAGCCGCAGTGCATCCTGGTGGTAGTGGGGGTGCCGTGGTCAATTCATCCGGTCGCATGATTGCCCTCGTGACAAG CAATGCAAAGCATGGTGGAGGAACAGTTATACCACACATGAATTTCAGCATACCATCCGCAGCTCTGGAACCAGTTTTCATATTCGCTAAAG ACATGGAGAATCCCTCACTCCTTGAGCAACTGGATAGAGCGAACAAGGATCTTACTTCAGTGTGGGCAATGATGCCATCAATTTCACCTGATCCAGATCCCTCTTTGCAAAAAGATACGGGAAAACAAAGCAAGGGCTCCCGATTTGCAAAATTCATGAATCAGAAACAGGACCTGTTAGGGAACTCACCTCATCTTAGCACTATGCAAAAGCTTTCTCGAGATACTATTCCAAGCAAGTTATGA